The region CAGGCGGACGGACATTTTCTCGTCCCCGCCGTAGCTGACGAACTTCGTTCCGGTAGGTGCATTGAAGGTGTACTCGCCCGGCAGCACGGCCAGCTTCCTGCCGTCCTCGGGCATTTCCACGCTGACGCCGTTTACGGCAGGTTCGGAGGCATCCTCATCCAGCGTGTAGCGCAGCGACCAGGAGCCCAGCGGGGCGTCCAGCTTCCACTTCTTGAAAAACACTGCCTCCGTGCCGTTCTCTGACAGCTCCAGCTTCATGGCCTGGGTGTCGTCCCCCTGTTTGACGTCCACGGTCACGTCAGCGGTGCCGTCGTTGACCACCACATCGGTCACTTCGAATCCGCTGATCCTGTCGGTGGCCTTCGAGTAAACCTCGTTCGTCATCAACGAGTAGTCCAGCTCATCCCCGGTGGCAGGAGCCATTTCCATGGCGCGCTCAACGTCCGCGTCGACGAGCGCCTGGAGGTATTCCTCTGCCTGCACCCGGGGGCTGTAAGTCGTCTCGCTGAGGTGTTTGTAGCCGAAGAACCCTCCGACGCCCAGAATCACCAGCAATCCAGCCGCAACGCTGCCGGCAATGATCAGGCCTTTACGCCGCTTCGGGTTCGGCTGCTTCGATGCCTGTCCCGGCAGTCCGGGTCCCCCGGGTGGCGGAGGAGCCGCCTGGGGCCATTGCCCCTGCGGTCCCGGTGCCTGCGGAGCAGGGGGATTGGGCTGGTGCGGCTGCTGTGGTTGTTGCTGCTCGGCGCCCGGACCGGGCGGCGGCGGAGCCCCCTGGTTCCCCTGTGCGCCAACAACCGGACCGTGGCTATCCATTTGTCTGTCCCCCATGACTTGTCCCCCAGTTCAAGTACCCGGCTACGGTGCCGGTACCGGATAACATACAAGGCTTTATGGCATGGGTCACAATCACGGCAGGGCGGGAAACGGGGTGCCGAGGACCCCCGGATAACCGGGAGGCGGAGGTCCCTAGCGGGCTCCCTGCGCAGGTTCCAGTGAGGGCATCGGCAGCCCGAACACGTCCTCCAGTGCCAGCTTCGCAGCATGCAGGCCGCCCATCCCGTGAACGCCCGGCCCCGGCGGGGTGGAGGCCGAACTGAGGTAGACACCGGGAAGCGCCGTACGCCACGGCTTCGGGGACAGGACCGGCCGAATCAGCATCTGGGCCAGCGTCACTGCCCCGCCGCCGAAGTCCCCGCCCACATAGTTGGCGTTGTACCGGGCCAGGTCCGCCGCCGTCGTCACCCGCGAATCGACAACCACATCCCGGAAGCCCGGCGCGAAACGCTCGATCTGCGCCGTGACCGCTTCCGTCATGTCCACCGTGGATCCGGCTGGCACATGGCAGTAGGACCAGAGCACGGAACGGCCCGCCGGGGCCCGGGTGGGATCGAAGCCGCTGGGCTGGGACAACAGGACGTAGGGGCGGGCCGGGTGCCGGCCGGCGGCGACGTCGGCCTCCGCTGCGGCCAGTTCCGCCCGGGTGCCGCCCAGGTGGGCGGTGCCGGTACGGGCCATTTCCGGATTCGCCCAAGGGACCGGACCGGAGAGGATGAAGTCCACCTTGCAGGCGGCATTGCCGTAGCGGAAGCGTTCCAGCGCCCGCGCATAGCGCGGAGGCAGGCGGTCCCCGCCCAGCTCCAGCAGCACCGAAGGGGAGACATCGAGGATGACGGCCCGGGAGCCGGCCACCTCGTCCAGGGAGGTGATGCGGTGGCCGGTGGAGATCCTGCCGCCGTGCGCCCGCAGATCGTCGGCCATCGCCTCGGCGATGGCCTGGGAACCGCCTACCGGGATGGGCCAGCCGACTGAATGGGCGAGCGTCCCGAGCATCAAACCGCCTCCGGCGGAGGGCAGGGAAGGCATTTTCCCCACCGGATGCGCCGCTACGCCGGAGAGCAGCGCCGGTGCAGCGTCCTCCACGAACCGCCGGTTCCACATGGGCGTGCCCTGGTCCAGGGCGGCCAGGCCGAAGCACGCCAGCGCAATCGGATCCCGGGGGACGCTCAGGAGGGAACCCATCAGCAGTTCAGTGACTGCTTCGCTGCGCCGGACCAATGGCTCCATCAGCCGTCGGTAGGCGGCACCGTCCCTTCCGAGTCCCTCCACCGTCCGGTCCAGGTCCCGATACGCCAGTGCGGCGCGTCCGCCGTCGAGCGGCGAGGCGTAGGAAATCTCCGGCACCACCAGGTCAATCCGCCGGTCCAGTCCGAAGCTGCGGAAGAACGGAGAGGCCAGGGCCATGGGGTGCACTGCGGAGCAGATGTCGTGCAGGTGGCCGGGTGCCATCAGTTCCCTGGTGCGGCTGCCGCCGCCCACCGTGGACTGGGTTTCGAACACCTCGACCTTGAGGCCGGCGCGGGCCATGATGACCGCCGCCGCGAGTCCGTTGGGACCGGCCCCGACTACACTGACATCGCTCATTAGGCCGCCTTTTCGCCCTTCCGTCCGGGGATCCGGCCGGCCAGACCCTTGGCAGAGGCCGGCAGGCTGCGCAGCTTCGCGGGCCCCTCGCGCCGCAGCTTCAGGGCGTTTGCCACCAGAGCGTACCGCAGCGGGTGGAGGGGAACGTCATAGGTAGTGGGGATGGTGACCACGGTCTTGGAGAAGTTCCGCTTGAACGTGGTGACGTTAATCAGGCTCGGGTAGTTGTCGCTGACGATCCCGGTCAGCCCGCACGCCGTGTTGCCCGCTTCCTTGAGGACCTTGAAGGCCTCCCAGAGCAGCAGGTAGGGCGCGTTGGTCTTGCGGGCGCTGTGCGAGCTCGCCGCGAAGTAGTAGACGGAGTAGCCGCGGTACTCGGTGGTGATCAGCCAGGACACGGCCTGTCCGTCCATGTAGGCCACCATGAGGCGCAGATGGTCACCGAGTTCGGTAAGCAGGGTTTCGTAGAAGGAGGACTCGAAACTCGAGAAGCCGTCCCGCGAAGCGGTTTCCTGCATGATGGGGAAGAGTTCGGTGCGGAACACCTCCGCCCAGCGTGCGCGCTCGATGGTCTGGACCTTGACGCCCAGCTTCTCCGCCTTGCGGATCAGGTTCCGCGCGTTGGAACGGAAAGACGCGAAGATTTCGTCCGTATCCGGAGTCAGGTCGACGACGATTTCCCGTTCGTACCAGCCGTGTTCCAGCGGACCGGTGACGGGTGGCTGCGGATGCGCGATCTGCATCCGGATGTACAGCGGGTCCACGGCGGGATCAGCCCGGAACTGTTCCTGCACGGTGGAAACGAGCCGGGCCTCGGCGTTGTGCGTGCGCGTGGTGAACCAGGTGGGGCCGTTAACGACCACCAGCGACGGCCGCAGCCGCCGTTCGGAGCGGAGGTAACTGGCGGTGGCAACCAGGGTGCCGCCGTCGTAATAGGCCCAGATGCCGTAGGGGCTGCGGCCAAGCTTCCGCTCAAAATCCGCCCAATAGGGGGTCTGCTCCAGCGGGATCACCACATCGGGGTGCGCGGCGGCGAGCGCCTCGAACTCCTCGTGGCTGAGCTGCTCGGAACGGTATGGAACGGGGGTCACTGTGCTTCTTTCGCCGGGGCCGCATGCGTTTCCAAGGATACCGGCCTTCGCCGCCGCAGGGCCCAGCGGTCGGGGGCGCCGTTGAACGGTCCGCCCTGCGGATCGTCGACGCCGTGCCGGCGCACGGGGTCGCCGTCGGGCTCCAGGATGTCGGACACCACCCGGTACATCAGATAGAGCGTGGCCAGCACGTGGCCCAGCACCGCCAGCACATAGTAGGGCGAATCGAGGTTGTTCTCGGCCGCTCCGCCGGAGGTCTCTTTCGCGAGGTACATCCAGATAGCCCACCAGTGCATCACTTCGAAGAACTGCCAGATCAGGAAGTCGAGCCACCTCGGCCGGGCCAGGGCGACCAGGGGAATGAGCCAGAGGACAAACTGCGGCGAGTACACCTTGTTGGTGAGGACGAATGCCGCCACAATCAGGAAAACCAGCTGCGCCAGCCGCGGCCGCCGCCCGCAGCGCAGCGCCAGCACGGCGATTCCAAGGCACGCCAGCGCAAACAGCAGGTAAGCCCACAGATTGATGAATTCGGGTCCGACGCCGGTTCCGCCGGCCCGCTCCACGGTCAGGTTCCAGGCGAACCAGATCGACGAGTAGCCCGCCGGGCGCTCCGCGGTGAACGTGAGGAAGAAGCGCCAGGACTCGTAATCGCGGAGCAGGAACGGCAGGTTGACGGCCAGCCAGGTTGCTGCCGCAGCCGTGAAGGTCAGCACCGCCGGCCGCAGGCGGAGTGTCCGCAGCGCGAGCACCAGCACGGCGCCGAGAATCAGCACGGGATAAAGCTTCAATGCGGCGCCCAGCCCGATCAGCACTCCTGCTGCCACCGGACGGTTCCGGGCAAAAGCCAGCATGCCGGCCGTGGCCAGCATCACTGCGAAAATGTCCCAGTTGATGAACACCGACAGGATCGCCGCCG is a window of Arthrobacter sp. zg-Y1171 DNA encoding:
- a CDS encoding NAD(P)/FAD-dependent oxidoreductase, which encodes MSDVSVVGAGPNGLAAAVIMARAGLKVEVFETQSTVGGGSRTRELMAPGHLHDICSAVHPMALASPFFRSFGLDRRIDLVVPEISYASPLDGGRAALAYRDLDRTVEGLGRDGAAYRRLMEPLVRRSEAVTELLMGSLLSVPRDPIALACFGLAALDQGTPMWNRRFVEDAAPALLSGVAAHPVGKMPSLPSAGGGLMLGTLAHSVGWPIPVGGSQAIAEAMADDLRAHGGRISTGHRITSLDEVAGSRAVILDVSPSVLLELGGDRLPPRYARALERFRYGNAACKVDFILSGPVPWANPEMARTGTAHLGGTRAELAAAEADVAAGRHPARPYVLLSQPSGFDPTRAPAGRSVLWSYCHVPAGSTVDMTEAVTAQIERFAPGFRDVVVDSRVTTAADLARYNANYVGGDFGGGAVTLAQMLIRPVLSPKPWRTALPGVYLSSASTPPGPGVHGMGGLHAAKLALEDVFGLPMPSLEPAQGAR
- a CDS encoding glycosyltransferase family 87 protein — its product is MQPNSRRGPQRIAAPSRNDPFLRKFAEGIGGPMGRHAAPGMVSPGFFTVERVLVLFTIVSALLAVLVKTPCRAGGWGTPDQFYSACYSDWPELFRTRGIGDGVFPFLTEGTLFEYPVLLGLLAGATALVVPGEGGTALRSLQYFDVNALLATGAWIATVIATMRLAGRRPWDAAMVAVAPAAILSVFINWDIFAVMLATAGMLAFARNRPVAAGVLIGLGAALKLYPVLILGAVLVLALRTLRLRPAVLTFTAAAATWLAVNLPFLLRDYESWRFFLTFTAERPAGYSSIWFAWNLTVERAGGTGVGPEFINLWAYLLFALACLGIAVLALRCGRRPRLAQLVFLIVAAFVLTNKVYSPQFVLWLIPLVALARPRWLDFLIWQFFEVMHWWAIWMYLAKETSGGAAENNLDSPYYVLAVLGHVLATLYLMYRVVSDILEPDGDPVRRHGVDDPQGGPFNGAPDRWALRRRRPVSLETHAAPAKEAQ
- a CDS encoding peptidoglycan bridge formation glycyltransferase FemA/FemB family protein; its protein translation is MTPVPYRSEQLSHEEFEALAAAHPDVVIPLEQTPYWADFERKLGRSPYGIWAYYDGGTLVATASYLRSERRLRPSLVVVNGPTWFTTRTHNAEARLVSTVQEQFRADPAVDPLYIRMQIAHPQPPVTGPLEHGWYEREIVVDLTPDTDEIFASFRSNARNLIRKAEKLGVKVQTIERARWAEVFRTELFPIMQETASRDGFSSFESSFYETLLTELGDHLRLMVAYMDGQAVSWLITTEYRGYSVYYFAASSHSARKTNAPYLLLWEAFKVLKEAGNTACGLTGIVSDNYPSLINVTTFKRNFSKTVVTIPTTYDVPLHPLRYALVANALKLRREGPAKLRSLPASAKGLAGRIPGRKGEKAA